The nucleotide sequence CAAGCTGGGCAGTAAATTTGGTCTGCGTTATAGCCTTGCGGGCAAAATGGTAGGCGACTCGCCGCTGACTCTGCTCTACCTCACGCCAGGCGTGGTCACCCCAGACGGCAAACGCCATGACAAATTTGTCGTCACGCAAAAGCTGGTCACTGATGCGGCGAAAGAAGTCATGGCCTTTGAATTTACTGAAGCGCATGAAGTGGTGCCTGGCGAATGGCACTTTATGGTGTTTCAAGATGACCGCAAGCTGGTTGAGCAGCGTTTTACCGTGCGCTGATGTAGGGTCAGTTACAACTACCAACCCGAGCCTGGCTCGGGTTTTTTATATGCAAAGCTTCAAGAATCACACCGCACAGTCGATAGCGTACTTAGAGCCGTGTTACTTAAGGCCAGCACTGAACCCATCAACTAAACAACTAATAACCATAAACTTTGTAGGGCTGCCATCCATGACACTCAGAAACCTTAACATTGCACCCAGAGCGACGCTCGGCTTTGGTTTGGTAGCCCTGCTGGTGCTATTGCTTGGCAGCTTTTCGCTGCTGCAAATGGCTGAAATGAACACGCAGGCCGATAAAGTTAAAAGTAAATGGCTGCCTAGCATTATAGGTGTGGGCGAACTAAGCCAGGATGTGCTGCGCCTTCGAGCAATGACCCTGCGTTTAATGCTCAATACTGATGAAAGCATGGCTACGGCTAATTTGTCTAAGATTGAAGATCTCTATGGCGCCTTGGCTAAGTCAAAAGATAATTATGAGAAATATATTTCTTCGCCTGAAGAAAAAGCGAGCTATCAGCGTTTCACCCAGGCGGAAGGTAATTATCTACGCGAGCAGCGGCAGATTGTACAGGCGGTCCGCCAGAACGATTTGGATGCAGCTTTGGCGATAGCTAACGGTGCGCTTAATGGCCACGCCGACAGCATGACCAAGACGTTAATTGAGCTTGCGGGAATTAACCAAATTGGCGCCACCGCTGCGGTGGAAAAGTCTAACCAGGTGTTTGTCAGCGCGCGCTTGTGGGTGATTGCCGTTATAGCTTTGGCGCTGGGCCTAACCGTGATTCTGGCGATGCTGCTGACCCGCAGCATCGTCGCACCGCTGGCTGAAGCGGTGCGGGTGGCCGAAGTGGTGGCGAGCGGTAACCTCACTCAATCAATTGAGGTGCAAGGCAGCGATGAACCGGCGCGCTTGTTGGGTGCGCTAAAAACCATGCAACAGAGTCTGCGCAGCACCATTCAGGGTATTGCCGACTCTTCAACGCAACTGGCCTCCGCCTCTGAGGAGCTGAGTGCGGTGACAGAGGACTCCACCCGTGGTTTGCACCAGCAGAACGATGAAATCGAGCAGGCTGCTACCGCTGTCAATGAGATGACCAGTGCATCAGAAGAAGTAGCGCGCAATGCCGTCAGCACCTCTGAGGCGTCTAAAGAGTCCAACCGCACCGCGCAGCATGGCCGCGAGCAAGTGCGCCAGACCGTTGATTCAATCAGTTCCTTGGCTGAAGACGTCACCAGCACTGCCTCCGAGGTTGAACAACTGGCAGGTAAGGTGCGTGATATCAGCAAAGTCTTGGATGTGATTCGCTCGATTGCCGAACAAACCAACTTATTAGCGCTCAACGCCGCGATTGAAGCCGCGCGCGCAGGTGATGCTGGGCGGGGTTTTGCTGTGGTGGCGGATGAAGTTCGAGCGCTGGCACACCGTACCCAGCAATCAACTCAGGAAATTGAACAGATGGTCGGCGGCATTCAGCAGGGTACTGATAGAGCCGTAAACGCCATGCAAAACAGCAACAGCCGAGCGCGTTCGACCCTGGATGTAGCCAAGGCCGCCGGGCAGGCGCTGGATGAAATCGCAGTGGCTATTTCACAGATCAACGAGCGTAACCTGGTGATTGCCAGCGCAGCAGAAGAACAAGCCCAGGTGGCACGTGAAGTGGACCGCAACTTGGTCAACATCCGCGACCTGTCGATGCAGTCATCTGCTGGGGCCAACCAAACCTCGGCCGCCAGCCAGGAGCTGTCACGTCTCGCCGTTGACCTAACGGCGTTGGTGGCGCGCTTCTCGATTTGATCTTGGCTTACCCGCCTAATGCCGACCTTGGGATCGGGGTGGGCTAGGCGTCAGCAGATGTGTTGTCGACTGATGCACATCTGGCTGCGTCGTAACCCGTCAGTTCAGGGTGCTTTATCTACCTACGGTGTCGTCACTGACTCACGCCACGCAAGCGGTAGCAAAAATGCTTGCCGCACCACCAACGAAAAAGGCCACCTCACGGTGGCCTTTTTACATGCAAAACAAGCGTTGGTTTATTTACCCGCCCAGCGCTTGAGTACTAAGGTTGCGTTGGTGCCGCCGAAGCCAAAGCTGTTGCTCATCACGGTGTCGAGTTGGGCGTTCTCGACGGTGCTGCGCTGGATTGGCAGGTCGGCTATTTCTGGGTCAATTTCATCGATGTTGACCGAGCCGGCGATAAAGTTACCTTCCATCATCAACATGCAATAGATCGCTTCCTGCACCCCAGCCGCGCCAAGCGAGTGACCAGACAGGCTCTTGGTTGAGCTGATGGCTGGCGCTTTGGCACCAAACACTTCGCGCACGGCACGACTTTCTGCTAAATCGCCCACCGGCGTCGAGGTGCCGTGCGTGTTCAGGTAGTCGATGGGCGTATCAACAGTGGCCAGGGCTTGCTGCATGCAGCGCACCGCACCTTCGCCGCTTGGCGCGACCATGTCGTAGCCATCGGA is from Pseudomonas sp. TMP9 and encodes:
- a CDS encoding DUF3859 domain-containing protein codes for the protein MHPIALSSVIALVLSSSLALADVQLEGPVEYGIFVNDYQDFQAGERVLARNNQVIESGAVIPAKLGSKFGLRYSLAGKMVGDSPLTLLYLTPGVVTPDGKRHDKFVVTQKLVTDAAKEVMAFEFTEAHEVVPGEWHFMVFQDDRKLVEQRFTVR
- a CDS encoding methyl-accepting chemotaxis protein, producing MTLRNLNIAPRATLGFGLVALLVLLLGSFSLLQMAEMNTQADKVKSKWLPSIIGVGELSQDVLRLRAMTLRLMLNTDESMATANLSKIEDLYGALAKSKDNYEKYISSPEEKASYQRFTQAEGNYLREQRQIVQAVRQNDLDAALAIANGALNGHADSMTKTLIELAGINQIGATAAVEKSNQVFVSARLWVIAVIALALGLTVILAMLLTRSIVAPLAEAVRVAEVVASGNLTQSIEVQGSDEPARLLGALKTMQQSLRSTIQGIADSSTQLASASEELSAVTEDSTRGLHQQNDEIEQAATAVNEMTSASEEVARNAVSTSEASKESNRTAQHGREQVRQTVDSISSLAEDVTSTASEVEQLAGKVRDISKVLDVIRSIAEQTNLLALNAAIEAARAGDAGRGFAVVADEVRALAHRTQQSTQEIEQMVGGIQQGTDRAVNAMQNSNSRARSTLDVAKAAGQALDEIAVAISQINERNLVIASAAEEQAQVAREVDRNLVNIRDLSMQSSAGANQTSAASQELSRLAVDLTALVARFSI